One Fibrobacter sp. genomic window carries:
- a CDS encoding MBL fold metallo-hydrolase: MSGNLQSRILHLPASMPSETSPLSADVYAIRGETAWWIFDVGASDVAADFVNNLPCDIVVNGGEKVSLKKNVVISHFHADHFVNLPRIQFDKLYVGRETFRHCDATIRARAGVHVVDSPLLFDDGLRIQIEPIPSSHAKGSLMLTVGESAFLGDSTYPTVNHNGPDFYNVQLLYQQIQFLKGCSAQHFVMSHRRFSPREKETVLQLLENFYAMRQSHKNVIEVP, encoded by the coding sequence ATGTCTGGTAATCTACAGTCAAGAATCCTTCATCTGCCGGCTTCGATGCCTAGCGAAACAAGCCCGCTGAGCGCTGATGTTTACGCTATCCGTGGCGAGACCGCCTGGTGGATTTTTGATGTTGGCGCCTCAGATGTGGCCGCAGATTTTGTGAACAACTTGCCCTGCGATATAGTTGTCAATGGTGGCGAAAAAGTGTCGCTCAAAAAGAACGTGGTCATCTCCCATTTTCATGCGGATCATTTCGTCAATCTGCCTCGTATTCAATTTGACAAGCTCTATGTAGGTCGGGAAACCTTCCGCCATTGCGATGCGACGATCCGTGCCCGCGCTGGTGTTCATGTGGTTGATTCGCCCCTGCTGTTTGATGACGGCTTACGGATTCAAATTGAACCTATCCCTAGCAGTCACGCCAAGGGCTCCCTGATGCTCACTGTTGGGGAATCCGCTTTCTTGGGAGATTCCACGTACCCGACGGTAAATCATAACGGTCCCGATTTTTACAACGTGCAGTTGCTTTACCAGCAGATCCAATTCTTGAAGGGCTGTTCTGCCCAGCATTTTGTCATGAGTCATCGCCGTTTCTCCCCGCGGGAAAAGGAAACGGTCCTGCAGCTTCTGGAAAATTTTTATGCCATGCGGCAATCCCATAAGAATGTGATTGAAGTTCCTTAA
- a CDS encoding ADP-ribosylglycohydrolase family protein: protein MTDREKKMQEIFRKAASNMCWGEMENEKPAQVKECAEGESQGNELAAKKLSLKKDTCLLGAIAGDTIGAPYEFDCNNIKTTEFPLFNRASEWTDDSVMTVAVAEAVMAGFVSDRITCDEPAGGQPDIEKTEKAMVSSMQKWGKAFPYAGYGGNFRYWLVDKNPQPYNSWGNGSAMRVSAVGWAYDTLEDVEKFAEVSARVSHNHPEGIKGAKAVAAAIFLGRAGKSKEEILDYVERTYGYPISKMTCDKIRPTYHMDESCQNTVPQALCAFREGNSFEEVARLAVSLGGDSDTLCCIACAM from the coding sequence ATGACAGATCGTGAAAAGAAAATGCAAGAAATTTTTCGCAAGGCCGCAAGCAATATGTGCTGGGGTGAAATGGAAAATGAAAAACCGGCCCAGGTAAAGGAATGTGCAGAGGGAGAATCTCAAGGAAATGAACTGGCTGCCAAAAAACTTTCCCTGAAGAAGGACACTTGCCTCTTGGGCGCTATCGCTGGCGATACCATCGGAGCGCCCTACGAATTTGACTGTAATAACATCAAGACCACGGAATTTCCGCTGTTCAATCGTGCGTCGGAATGGACCGATGACAGCGTCATGACGGTTGCTGTGGCGGAAGCGGTAATGGCTGGTTTCGTGAGTGATCGCATCACATGCGACGAACCGGCGGGCGGACAACCCGACATCGAAAAGACCGAAAAGGCTATGGTCTCCTCCATGCAAAAATGGGGCAAGGCATTCCCCTATGCAGGCTATGGCGGTAATTTCCGTTACTGGCTGGTAGATAAAAATCCCCAGCCCTACAATAGCTGGGGCAATGGTTCCGCCATGCGAGTTTCTGCGGTGGGCTGGGCTTACGATACTCTGGAAGATGTGGAAAAGTTTGCCGAGGTTTCCGCTCGCGTCTCCCACAATCATCCCGAGGGAATCAAGGGCGCAAAGGCCGTCGCCGCCGCCATTTTCTTGGGGCGTGCAGGTAAGTCCAAGGAGGAAATCCTTGACTATGTGGAACGTACCTACGGATACCCCATTAGCAAGATGACCTGCGACAAGATCCGCCCCACCTACCATATGGATGAATCCTGCCAGAACACGGTGCCTCAGGCCCTCTGCGCCTTCCGCGAAGGGAACTCCTTCGAGGAAGTTGCCCGCCTAGCTGTTTCGTTGGGCGGCGACAGCGATACCCTCTGCTGTATCGCCTGCGCCATGG